Genomic DNA from Nonomuraea rubra:
GCATCGACGGCGCCACGGAGTGGCAGGTGTTCCGCAAGATCACCGTGCCGCTGCTGTCGCCGGTCCTGCTCGTCGTCTTCGTGACGATGATCATCAATACGCTGAAGGTGTTCGACCTCGTGTTCATCATCGCGCCCGCGTCGGTGCAGCCACAGGCGAACGTGGTCGCGCTGGAGATGTGGCGCGTGTCGTTCGGCGGCGGGAACAACCAGGGGCTGGGCAGCGCGCTGGCGATCTTCCTGCTCATTCTGGTGCTTCCCTTCATGGTCATGAACATCCGGCGGTTCAGGAGGGGAGAGTCATGACGACGGCGACCGCCACGGCACCGTCCGGGCTGGAGACGGGCGCGCCGCGCAGGGGCGTGGTGAGCAGGATCGTCGACCGCGTGGGCAGCGGGGCCGTCCAGGTGATCATGATCCTGCTGGGCCTGTTCTGGCTGGTGCCGACGCTGGGCCTGCTGGTGGTCTCGCTGCGGACGAACCAGGTCAACAGCGCCGAGGGCTGGTGGACGATCTTCACCAAGCCGGCCGAGCTGACCATCCAGAACTACGCCAACCTGCTGGGCAGCGGGTTCAGCGCGTCCTTCTGGAACACGGTCCTGATCACGGTGCCGACCACGATCCTGGTGATCGGCATCTCGGCCATGGCGGCGTACGCGTTCGCGTGGATGGACTTCCCCGGCCGGGACGCGGCGTTCCTCGTGGTCGTCGGGCTGCTGATCGTGCCCATCCAGATCGCGCTGATCCCCATCGCCACGTTCTACGGCGGCACCGGGATCTTCGGCAGCATCGCGGGCGTGGTGCTGTTCCACGTGGCGTTCGGGCTGCCCTTCGCGATCTTCCTGCTGCGCAACTTCTTCGTCGGCATCCCGGCCTCGCTGCTGGAGGCCGCGCGCATGGACGGGGCGCCCGAGTGGAAGATCTTCGTCTCGGTGGTCTTCCCGCTGGGCAAGCCCGCCATCGCGTCGCTGGGCATCTTCCAGTTCCTGTGGGTGTGGAACGACATGCTCATCGCGCTGGTCTTCGCCGACACCGGGAACCAGCCGATGACCAAGTACCTGCAGTCTCAGATGCGGCAGTTCGGGTCGAACACCGACATCCTCTCTTCCGGTGCGTTCATGTCGCTGATCATCCCGCTGGTCCTGTTCTTCGCGTTCCAGCGGTACTTCGTGCAGGGCATGATGGCCGGCTCCGTCAAGTGACGTGACGGGCGCCTGCGTCGATCCGCAGGCGCCCGCCGTAACGCCCATACGGGTGTTTTCGATGCTTCTTCATGAAGCGTCTTCTCGCTCTTACCGCAGCAGCCTTCCTCACGCTTCCGCTCACCCCCGCCGCAGCCTCCCCGTCAGGCACGCCGGGCGCACCGGGCGCGGGGGACCCGTACTTCCCCGGCCAGGGCAACGGCGGCTACGACGCCCTCCACTACGACCTCACGCTCGACTACGACCCGTCCTCGGGACGCCTGTCCGGCCGCGCCGCCATCTCGGCGCGCGCCACGCAGGCGCTGAGCCGCTTCAACCTCGACCTCGTCGACACCCTGTCCGTACGGTCCGTGACCGTGGACGGCAGGCCCGCCGCGTACGCTCAGAGCGGCTCCGAGCTGGTGGTCACGCCGTCCAGGACGCTGCGCGACCGGCGCGGCTTCTCGGTCGTGGTGAGGTACGACGGCAGCCCCGCACACGTCATCGACCCCGACGGCTCCAAGGACGGGTGGATCAAGACCGAGGACGGCGTGTTCAACGCCAACGAGCCCCAGGGCGCGATGACCTGGTACCCCGGCAACCACCACATGACGGACAAGGCGACGTACCGGTTCACGGTGACCGTGCCCAGCTCCAGCGTGGCGGTCGCGAACGGGGACCTGGTGCGCCAGGCCGCGAAGGGCGGGCGGACGACGTACGTGTGGAACTCCCGCGAGCCGATGGCCAGCTATCTGGCCACGGTGTCGATCGGCACGTTCGAGCTCACCGACCGGCGGATCGGCGGCTACCGGGTGACCACCGCGGTGGACCCGCAGGCGGCCGGTGACGCCACGGGCTTCGCCGAGCGGCACCCGCCGGCGCTCGACTACTTCAGCCGGCTCTTCGGCCGCTACCCGTACTCCTCGACGGGCGGGATCGTGGACCACGCGCCCGACGTCGGCTACGCGCTGGAGACGCAGACCCGCCCCATCTACCCGCGCGTGCCCGGCGAGTCGCTGCTCGCGCACGAGCTGGCGCACCAGTGGTTCGGCAACTCGGTGACGCCCACGCTCTGGCGCGACATCTGGCTGAACGAGGGCTTCGCCACCTACTCCGAGTGGCTGTGGGCGGACGAGCGCGGCACACAGACCGTGCAGGCCGCCTTCGACGAGGCGTACGCGCGGCCGGCCGAGCACGAGTTCTGGCAGACCCCGACCGCCGACCCCGGCGGCCCCGAGAACCTGTTCCACGCCCCCGTCTACGACCGCGGCGCGATGACCCTGCACGTGTTGCGCACCACGGTCGGCGACGACACGTTCTTCGCCATCCTGCGCGCCTGGGCGGGCCGGTACAGGTACGGCAACGCCGACACCGCCGCCTTCATCGCCCTCTCCGAGCGCGTGTCGGGCAAGGACCTCGGGGCCCTGTTCGACGCGTGGCTCTTCAAGCCGGGCAAGCCGTCGTTGTGATCATTCTGGTACGGCTTGTCCCCGGGTTCGGGCGGCAAGCCGTACCAGACCTGGCTAAGCTCAACGGCCATGGCCGGTCGTCCGTTGAACGAAGTCGTCGAAGCAGGATGGGCACGCGCGCTGGAGCCCGTGTCCGAGCAGATCTCCGTGATGGGAGAGTTCCTGCGCAAGGAAATCGCCGAAGGCAGGCAGTACCTGCCCGCCGGGGCCAACGTCCTGCGCGCCTTCAACCAGCCCTTCGACGAGGTCAAGGTGCTGATCGTGGGCCAGGACCCGTACCCCACGCCCGGCCACCCCGTCGGGCTGTCGTTCTCGGTGGCGCCCGACGTGCGGCCGCTGCCCGGCAGCCTGCTCAACATCTACAAGGAGATGGAGACCGACCTGGGTCTCCCCCGGCCCGCCAACGGCGACCTGACGCCGTGGGCCGAGCAGGGTGTCCTGCTGCTCAACAGGGTGCTCACCGTGATGCCCGGCAAGCCAGCCTCGCACCGGGGCAAGGGCTGGGAGCAGGTCACCGAGCAGGCCATCCGCGCTCTCGTGGCGCGCGAGAAGCCGATGGTGGCGATCCTGTGGGGCCGCGACGCCCGCAACCTGGCGCCCATGCTCGGCCAGGTGCCGCGCATCGAGTCCGCGCACCCCTCCCCGCTCTCGGCACGCAGCGGTTTCTTCGGCTCGCGGCCGTTCAGCCGGGCGAATGAGCTGCTCGCCAAGCAAGGCGCGGCACCTGTGGAGTGGAAGCTGCCCTAGCATCGTCGCCATGAGTGATGAACCGAAGTTCCTGCGCCTGACGGTCGAGCTGACCGTGGAGGTGCTCGACATGGACGCGCTGCAGGCCGCGGCGCTGGCCGAGATCAGGCATCCCGACGCCGATCTCACCGAAGAGGAGCGCACCGAGCAGGCCGAGCTGGTCGCCTCCGACGACTCCGGCGCCTCGGCGCTGCAGTGGCTGATCGAGCCCGACCACGTGTTGCAGCTCGTCGACCACATCAGCGAGATCGAGCCCCGCGAGGCCGTGCTCGGCGTGGAGCCCTCGGAGGGGCCGAGCGAGGAAGAGGACGAAGAGCACGACCACGCGTGACGTACGGCGGCGGCCACGGCGTTCTGCGGGCGTCGTGGCTTTTCGCTGCCCTTCCTGAGGAGCCTTGATGATCGTCGCTTTCTCCATCACCCCGCTGGGCGTCGGCGAAGGGGTCGCCGAGCCCGTCGCCCGCGCCGTCAAGGTCGTACGCGACAGCGGGCTGCCCAACCGCACCGACGCCATGTTCACCACGATCGAGGGCGAGTGGGACGAGGTCATGGACGTCGTCAAGCGCGCCGTGGACGCCGTGGCCGAGGTCGCCCCCCGGGTGAGCCTCGTGCTCAAGGCCGACGTGCGCGAGGGGGTCACGGACGGCATGACCTCGAAGCTCGAGTCCTTGGAGCACCACCTCTCCTGACTTTTCGCGATATATCTTGACCCTTCGGCGGACGCGTCATATCGTGTTGCTTCGACACAGACGCGATAGTACGCGTGCCCGGAGGTGGAGTCCATGGAGCGAGTACCCGTTCTGGTGGTCGGCGGCGGGTACGCGGGGCTGAGCGCCGCGACGCTGCTGGCCTGGCGCGAGGTGCCCGTGACGCTGGTCGAGCGGCGTCCGGGCACCTCCGTGCAGCCCAAGGCGTTCGGGGTCGGGCCGCGGGCGGTCGAGCTGCTGCGCCCCGTGCCCGGGATCGAGGAGGAGCTCACCGGCCTCTGGGCGGGGATCGGCGACGGCATGCGCATCGCGATCGCCCGCGACCTGGCCGACCCCGAGCCGCACCTGATCACCGACGGCGAGCACGCCTACCTGGCCGATCTCACGCCCGCCGCGCCGGTGGGCGTGCCGCAGGCCGACGTCGAGCGCGTGCTGCGGGTCAAGGCCGAGGAGCTCGGCGCCGACCTGCGCTTCTCCACCGAGCTGGTCTCGCTGGAGCAGGACGGCGACGGCGTGACGGCGCTGATCCGCGGCAAGGACGGCGACAGCCTCGTACGGGCCGACTACGTGGTGGCCGCCGACGGGCACCACAGCCCGGTGCGCCGCGCCCTGGGCGTGCCCACCTCCGGCCACGGCACGCTGAGCCGGATGTGCTCGATCATGTTCGACGCCGACCTGTCCGACCTGGTCCGCGAGCGCGAGGTCACGCTGTGGTACCTGCGCAACGAAACCTTCACCGGCGTGCTGGTGACCGGCGCGGGAGCCGGGGCGCACGTGCTCGGCGTGCACCAGGCGGAGGACGAGGGCCCCTTCCCAGTGGAGCGCTGCGCCGAGCTGGTACGCCTGGCGACCGGCCGGCCCGGCCTGGACGTGCGGATCCTCGACCGGGCCACGTTCGGCATCGCGCACGAGCTGGCCGGCACCTACCGGGCGGGCCGGGTGTTCCTGGCCGGCGACGCCGCCCACACCATGCCGCCCACCGGGGGCCAGGGCGGCAGCACCGCGCTCCAGGACGGGGCCGACCTGGCCTGGCGGCTGTGGCTGGTGATCACGGGGCAGGCCGGGCCCGCGTTCCTGGACACCTACGACGCCGAACGCCGCCCGATCGGGACGCTGACCGCCGACGCGCAGCTCGCCGAGCTCGGCGCGCGCATGCCGCCCGCGGCCCGCATCGGCTACCCCGAACGGCAGACGGATCCCCTGCACGCCCTGCTCGGGCACCGCTACCACTCCACGGCCATCCTCGACGAGCCCGGCGACGACGGCTCGATCCTGGAGGACCCGCGCCAGGCCGGCGGGCGGCCGGGAAGCCGGGCCCCGCACGTCGTGCTCGACTGGGACGGGCAGCGCATCTCCACCATCGACCTGTTCGGGCCCGGCTTCGTGCTCATGGCCGCCAAGCGGGGGCGGCAGGCGTGGATGGAGGCGGGGCGGCTGGTCAAGGAGCGGCTCGGGGTGCGGCTGACGCGGCTGCCGGTGGATGACGAGCTGCTGGACGTGGAGGGCTGTTTCGAGCAGCGGTACGGCGTTCGCGGGGGCGGCGCCGTGCTGGTGCGGCCGGACGGGTACGTGGCCTGGCGGTCGCCGGAGGCGGTCGCGGATCCGGCGGGCACCCTGGAGCGGGTCCTCCGGCAGATCCTCAGCCGCCCGATCTCCGGCACCGCCCCGGCTGTGATCACGCGCGGGTGAAACCAGGTCAGAACAGGATCAGTTGCCCCGTACGCCGCGCCCGCGCCTCCCCCGCCCGCAGCGCCACCACGGCGGCCAGCAGCAGCACCGCCGACAGCCCGGCCAGCGCCGCCAGCTCCCCCGCCAGCTCGCCCACGCCCTGCCCGTCGAGCAGCGCGCCCCGCACGATCGCCAGGCTCCCGGTCAGCGGCAGCACGGAGCCGGCCGCCCGGACGATCTCCGGCAGCGCGTGCGTCGGCAGCCGCACCCCGCTCACGAACCACATCGGGTCGTCCAGCAACGTGTAGACGAACGCCGAGTCCCTGGAGAAGATCAGCAGGCTGTTCAGGAAGGCGCCCCACGCCACGGCGGGCACCAGCAGGGCCAGGAAGACGACCGCGTACATGCCGGGGTGGGCCACGTCCACCACGTCGAGCCAGGCGAACATGGCCACCGAGAAGCTCACGAACAGCCAGACGTTCTGCACCAGCGCCCCGAACCCGTTCGCGATCACCACCACCAGCCGGTTGGCCGGCGACAGGAACAGCAGCTCCAGCGTCCCCGTCTGCCGTTCCATGGAGAAATGCCAGGCCGACTGCACCAGCGAGAAGAAGAACGTGAACCCGAGCGTGCCGGTGGCCAGGAAGGCGAGCAGCCGCTGCGAGCCCGTGGCGCCGCTGATCGGCTGGAGCATGTAGTACGCCTCGGCGAGCTGCAGCAGCGGCCAGATCAGCATCGAGAACAGGACGAGCCTGCTGCCGAAGATCTGCCGGTGCTGCTTGAGCGCCTCGGCCCTGAGGACCTTCACCGCGTGCCTCACCTGGCCACCTGCCGGCCGGCTCCTGCGGTCATCGCCACGGCTCGGCGGTCGTTCAGTGCCAGGATGGCGTCCTCCAGCGACGGCTCGGCGATCTCCAGGCCGCTCAACGTGCCGCCGGCGCCGACGATCGCCATGGTGAGGGCTCCTGCCACGTCGCCGGGGCGGGACAGCTCGACGACGCCGCCTTCCCGGACGTCCTGGCTGATGATGCGTACGGCGGGGTCGAAGGCGAGGGCGGCGGCCTCCACCTCCGGCGTCAGGCCGGACACCGTGACGCGTACCGTGCGGTGGCACCCGGTCTGGGCCATGAGCTGGGCGGGCGTGCCCTCGGCGAGGTGGCGGCCGTCGCCGATCACGTACACGTGCTCGCAGAGCTGCTCCACCTCGGCCAGGTAGTGGCTGGTCAGCAGCACGCCCTTGCCGTGCCGCGCCAGCTCGGCCACCACCTTGCGCAGGTCGCGGGCGATGGGGGCGTCGAGGCCGAGCGTGGGCTCGTCGAGCAGCAGGTAGTCGGGGTCGTTGATCAGGCCGCGGGCGATCGACAGGCGCTGGGTCATGCCGCGGGAGTACTGCTCGACCCTGGTACCGGCCGCCTCGGTGAGGCCGACCAGCTCCAGCAGCTCCTCGATGCGGGGCCTGAGCACCTTGCCCGGGATGTCGTAGAGCTGGCCGAAGTACCAGAGGTTCTCGCGGCCGGTCAGCCGGGCGTACACCATCCGCTCGCC
This window encodes:
- a CDS encoding MTH1187 family thiamine-binding protein produces the protein MIVAFSITPLGVGEGVAEPVARAVKVVRDSGLPNRTDAMFTTIEGEWDEVMDVVKRAVDAVAEVAPRVSLVLKADVREGVTDGMTSKLESLEHHLS
- a CDS encoding ABC transporter ATP-binding protein, with translation MIETLGLRKQFGAKTAVDGLNLVIPQGRVTGLLGLNGAGKTTTIKILATLLRQTSGTVRIGGLDPVKQPHAVRRRINLIAGGERMVYARLTGRENLWYFGQLYDIPGKVLRPRIEELLELVGLTEAAGTRVEQYSRGMTQRLSIARGLINDPDYLLLDEPTLGLDAPIARDLRKVVAELARHGKGVLLTSHYLAEVEQLCEHVYVIGDGRHLAEGTPAQLMAQTGCHRTVRVTVSGLTPEVEAAALAFDPAVRIISQDVREGGVVELSRPGDVAGALTMAIVGAGGTLSGLEIAEPSLEDAILALNDRRAVAMTAGAGRQVAR
- a CDS encoding FAD-dependent monooxygenase, giving the protein MERVPVLVVGGGYAGLSAATLLAWREVPVTLVERRPGTSVQPKAFGVGPRAVELLRPVPGIEEELTGLWAGIGDGMRIAIARDLADPEPHLITDGEHAYLADLTPAAPVGVPQADVERVLRVKAEELGADLRFSTELVSLEQDGDGVTALIRGKDGDSLVRADYVVAADGHHSPVRRALGVPTSGHGTLSRMCSIMFDADLSDLVREREVTLWYLRNETFTGVLVTGAGAGAHVLGVHQAEDEGPFPVERCAELVRLATGRPGLDVRILDRATFGIAHELAGTYRAGRVFLAGDAAHTMPPTGGQGGSTALQDGADLAWRLWLVITGQAGPAFLDTYDAERRPIGTLTADAQLAELGARMPPAARIGYPERQTDPLHALLGHRYHSTAILDEPGDDGSILEDPRQAGGRPGSRAPHVVLDWDGQRISTIDLFGPGFVLMAAKRGRQAWMEAGRLVKERLGVRLTRLPVDDELLDVEGCFEQRYGVRGGGAVLVRPDGYVAWRSPEAVADPAGTLERVLRQILSRPISGTAPAVITRG
- a CDS encoding carbohydrate ABC transporter permease yields the protein MTTATATAPSGLETGAPRRGVVSRIVDRVGSGAVQVIMILLGLFWLVPTLGLLVVSLRTNQVNSAEGWWTIFTKPAELTIQNYANLLGSGFSASFWNTVLITVPTTILVIGISAMAAYAFAWMDFPGRDAAFLVVVGLLIVPIQIALIPIATFYGGTGIFGSIAGVVLFHVAFGLPFAIFLLRNFFVGIPASLLEAARMDGAPEWKIFVSVVFPLGKPAIASLGIFQFLWVWNDMLIALVFADTGNQPMTKYLQSQMRQFGSNTDILSSGAFMSLIIPLVLFFAFQRYFVQGMMAGSVK
- a CDS encoding M1 family metallopeptidase encodes the protein MKRLLALTAAAFLTLPLTPAAASPSGTPGAPGAGDPYFPGQGNGGYDALHYDLTLDYDPSSGRLSGRAAISARATQALSRFNLDLVDTLSVRSVTVDGRPAAYAQSGSELVVTPSRTLRDRRGFSVVVRYDGSPAHVIDPDGSKDGWIKTEDGVFNANEPQGAMTWYPGNHHMTDKATYRFTVTVPSSSVAVANGDLVRQAAKGGRTTYVWNSREPMASYLATVSIGTFELTDRRIGGYRVTTAVDPQAAGDATGFAERHPPALDYFSRLFGRYPYSSTGGIVDHAPDVGYALETQTRPIYPRVPGESLLAHELAHQWFGNSVTPTLWRDIWLNEGFATYSEWLWADERGTQTVQAAFDEAYARPAEHEFWQTPTADPGGPENLFHAPVYDRGAMTLHVLRTTVGDDTFFAILRAWAGRYRYGNADTAAFIALSERVSGKDLGALFDAWLFKPGKPSL
- a CDS encoding ABC transporter permease, whose translation is MRHAVKVLRAEALKQHRQIFGSRLVLFSMLIWPLLQLAEAYYMLQPISGATGSQRLLAFLATGTLGFTFFFSLVQSAWHFSMERQTGTLELLFLSPANRLVVVIANGFGALVQNVWLFVSFSVAMFAWLDVVDVAHPGMYAVVFLALLVPAVAWGAFLNSLLIFSRDSAFVYTLLDDPMWFVSGVRLPTHALPEIVRAAGSVLPLTGSLAIVRGALLDGQGVGELAGELAALAGLSAVLLLAAVVALRAGEARARRTGQLILF
- a CDS encoding uracil-DNA glycosylase yields the protein MAGRPLNEVVEAGWARALEPVSEQISVMGEFLRKEIAEGRQYLPAGANVLRAFNQPFDEVKVLIVGQDPYPTPGHPVGLSFSVAPDVRPLPGSLLNIYKEMETDLGLPRPANGDLTPWAEQGVLLLNRVLTVMPGKPASHRGKGWEQVTEQAIRALVAREKPMVAILWGRDARNLAPMLGQVPRIESAHPSPLSARSGFFGSRPFSRANELLAKQGAAPVEWKLP